The region ACGGTTTGTTGGAATCCACCATGTCTGCCGACCCTTTTGAACAATTTTCGGGGTGGTTCGATGACGCGCTAAACGCGGATATTCTTGACCCTAATGCGATGACCGTTTCGACGGTCGGCGTGGACAACAGACCTTCGGTGCGTGTCGTTCTGCTCAAGGGTTTTGACGCAGCAGGTTTTGTTTTCTTTACAAACTACGAAAGCAACAAGGGCACGGATCTTACAAACAACCCTCATACTGTTTTTCATTTTTTCTGGCCACAGCTAAATCGACAGGTTGCGATATATGGCAGCGTCGTAAAAACCAGCCGTGAGGAATCGGAAAAATACTTTAACTCCCGTCCGGTCGATAGTCGTCTGGCGGCTTGGGCTTCGGCGCAAAGTAGCGAGATCAAGTCCCGCAAAGTTTTGGAAGAGCGCTTTGATGAGGTTCGCGATAAATTTGGCGACGACGTTCCACTGCCGCCATTCTGGGGTGGTTTCAGATTGAAGCCCGAAAAATTCGAGTTCTGGCAAGGCCGACAAAATCGTCTGCACGACCGCGTCTGTTACGAACTCCGCGAAGAAGCATGGGAACTTTGCCGTCTGTCGCCCTAATATCAATATGTTTGAAACTGAAAGGTTAATAATAAGAAAGATCACACCCGACGATCTGGCTTGGTTGATAGAGATGCGGTCGGCTGAGGCAGTAAATCGATACATGGGCGGAGCGCGGATGCAGAACGCCGAATCACTTGCGGCGCGGCTGCCATTTTATCTGGAATGTCATGAAAAATTTGGATTCGGATTTAGCATAATGATCCTCAGATCTACTGGGGAAATGATCGGCACCAGCGGCCTCCAGCCGCTCGAAGATACGGGTGAGATCGAGGTCGGCTACAATTTAGTTGAGAAATATTGGCAGCAAGGTTTTGGCTATGAATGCGCGCATGCGTGGCTAAAATACGGATTTGAAACTGCCGGCCTTACTCGCATTGTTGCCGTAGCCGATCCCGAAAATACAGGTTCCTGGCGCATAATGGAAAAATGTGGAATGCTCTACGAGAAAACCGAAAAGCATTACGGCGAACAATGTGTATTTTATGCCATCTCGCGAGATGAATTTTTCAAAATCCAGTGAAGCCAAATATTCCCAAGCTAATTTTCGCCGCTCTCCTGAGTTTTTATTTTCTCTGGATCGCGTACGATCCGATGCAAGGCAGCTTTTTGGACAATGTCGATCTGCCTATTCACGAAA is a window of Chloracidobacterium sp. DNA encoding:
- the pdxH gene encoding pyridoxamine 5'-phosphate oxidase, which gives rise to MTDLFDIRRDFASDGLLESTMSADPFEQFSGWFDDALNADILDPNAMTVSTVGVDNRPSVRVVLLKGFDAAGFVFFTNYESNKGTDLTNNPHTVFHFFWPQLNRQVAIYGSVVKTSREESEKYFNSRPVDSRLAAWASAQSSEIKSRKVLEERFDEVRDKFGDDVPLPPFWGGFRLKPEKFEFWQGRQNRLHDRVCYELREEAWELCRLSP
- a CDS encoding GNAT family N-acetyltransferase — translated: MFETERLIIRKITPDDLAWLIEMRSAEAVNRYMGGARMQNAESLAARLPFYLECHEKFGFGFSIMILRSTGEMIGTSGLQPLEDTGEIEVGYNLVEKYWQQGFGYECAHAWLKYGFETAGLTRIVAVADPENTGSWRIMEKCGMLYEKTEKHYGEQCVFYAISRDEFFKIQ